From a region of the Brevibacterium siliguriense genome:
- a CDS encoding cysteine hydrolase family protein, with amino-acid sequence MSTAQPPSSARPNSALIVIDVQNGVMQASWNSESVISTISDLVDRARSTGTEVVWVRHSSGELPIDSPQWQIVDTLSPVDGESIIEKTHGNTFEDTDFEEVLAEKDVGHLVVTGAQSDACVRSTIHGGFARGYDVTLVTDAHTTEDLTEWGAPPPEHVVSHTNLYWQFESGPGRQARVQESSEVDFAKP; translated from the coding sequence ATGTCCACAGCTCAGCCGCCGTCGTCCGCTCGCCCGAACTCCGCCCTTATCGTCATCGACGTCCAGAATGGCGTGATGCAGGCCAGCTGGAACTCCGAATCCGTCATCTCCACGATTTCCGATCTCGTCGACCGTGCCCGCAGCACCGGCACCGAGGTGGTCTGGGTTCGGCACAGCTCCGGTGAGCTGCCGATCGATTCCCCGCAATGGCAGATCGTCGACACGCTCTCCCCCGTCGACGGCGAATCGATCATCGAGAAGACCCACGGCAATACCTTCGAGGACACGGACTTCGAGGAGGTGCTCGCCGAAAAGGACGTCGGTCATCTCGTCGTCACAGGCGCCCAGTCGGATGCCTGCGTACGTTCGACCATCCACGGCGGATTCGCCCGCGGCTACGACGTCACCCTCGTCACCGACGCCCACACCACTGAGGATCTCACCGAATGGGGTGCCCCGCCGCCGGAGCACGTCGTCTCCCACACGAACCTGTATTGGCAGTTCGAATCCGGTCCCGGCCGGCAGGCTCGGGTGCAGGAATCGAGCGAGGTCGACTTCGCGAAACCGTGA